In the genome of Hydractinia symbiolongicarpus strain clone_291-10 chromosome 5, HSymV2.1, whole genome shotgun sequence, one region contains:
- the LOC130646225 gene encoding uncharacterized protein LOC130646225 isoform X2: MKRSGLPSKKMLLFAFVELIIFIDKGLSFDSSLYEYSINSWSGSTWDEAEKKCTEKGMHLATVSNQAELNHIHSLIRDWYKENAHWIGLNDKQKEGDWRWEDGSSSNFTKWRSGEPNGQTRENCVAIVNKEFLDMPCSASYVHSVCKKTLPCGLCKENGGGCNANKTCECPSSKSGRYCEKDKNECAYNNGGCEHHCLNNKGSYSCSCKPGYKLDANARSCTDVDECAGSHGCESHCVNTIGSYQCSCNENEILWEDGKTCHTSFDSSWYEYSINSRSGSTWDEAEKKCTEKGMHLATVSNQAELNHIHSLIRDWYKENAHWIGLNDKQREGDWRWEDGSSSNFTKWRSGEPNGQTRENCVAIVNKEFLDMPCSASYVHSVCKKTIAPCGLCVKNGGSCAGRRCICPAGMTGKSCEKDKNECTNENGGCEQDCFNTFGSYSCGCRVGYKLDVDAKSCNDVDECAGSNGCKSRCVNTAGSYFCACEEGETLGRDGRTCHDANQICEMEDRGCEFKCNNDGKGSYFCSCDKGFGLTSDHKTCKEVYDPDRFVYSSITIHWVKGWSNARKQCFSRGGDLISITSSEEQEYLNNVVLNKLLTDYAVWIGLNDRHRNGDWVWSDGSVVNYTNWVSSRKDADSGKHCGVQVNEAWRPMLCGSDKVYSYVCKRKNHCYKHCKNNAKCQQSNTEAVCICTNGYTGPTCNEDLNECELIEGLCQYRCVNTKGSYKCVCPNSAVLGQDGRACKDKNDVCGVTIHGCGQLCENDGKGGFTCSCRNGYLLDFDNKTCTDINECEVNNGGCGEAQCVNSPGHHFCQCKVDYDYINGHPTCAEYSPNNQRYYVSSKVATFQKARSLCTSLGGYITTISGEGELQHITKRLDKSKIYWIGLKYLNEKRMWEHGSFNFSLVNFTGISGEKCVGLIREPEFPIARWKIENCATKFNFVCKLPREQPVVPQHYKYQKIGNKFNWFDANKACISAGGSLVTIRNMIEQTHIESLIDDNDNYWIGLSNTTPKKSLAWIDGHLSIRYKNYLHQDLDFSKTQCAAISKLNQWKWEFTSCDEEKKPLCRIPYFQFSSSKYFLSDIPMDQLHSRYYCSSLGGSLTSVTNSVEQIFLNTKLTVGRSYWNGLQKTDGHQSWQWSDNSQFNYQYWLGDSHNDRCVIMTTESQGKWQDTSCDDFHYAICKVKYHMIDGYKYIIPNNFVDWKTAERRCAYLQGHLASIPTSDVQKRLEQIISNDRYWLGYHRNSRVWTWSDQSFSQYRHSTPGTGDCMSMSTSTSGWWKPTDCTEKMNYICKVKDYPFNNFHYKVVDTPRTWDNARQSCWEENGELVSIASQYEEKLIRDMTDKNQYWIGLNDHVQTDKFVWTDGEPVTYWNLPATKRGLGEHCVQITKNVDSLQNVKSDWTTAPCHFLKKYVCKIPRYQTRRFFYQLSDRAVSKERAVDLCDVYNGKLLSMRKSYDKDCLNIGRDEDKGEWVERACQSNMQFACRRSKFSADNSSYVIPDMKLSWPEARTYCLRFGGTLSDVLYKEEAVHVANQIKPDTSYWIGLHDIITENHYTWTSGAHFVYSRLGKDDNNARTKNCFYVIKPSKHESVWYSSKCTEKKKFICKTPVSFAQQNYHYIISTSSKSAELARKDCIRRGADLTSVFNKLENKHIASLLSPDKEYWIGLTDLTEEGRYAWYDGTLTKYRNWAANEPVGRSSSNCVTIQGSGQWKNIPCNYQRRYICRAPSFISDFRLEGGEFKARRYHAWVNGGTWSGTNDLNTYQGGKTACESNGGFLASVRDQDELDWFKSHIWVMNSYNFYLGKNPTSRSTWDDGFLMQYFKWSSGQPDQSNGRLCLTISRKYDMKYTTCSVHQGYLCKKANLCFLKPCKNLGTCTYKNGGREFQCTCKPGFSGTFCEYENGALRSLKNTINKAYRKVLQKDVGIIYVAENLRDESSDAACANQDYSELFCEIKQVKESLSKSLFAVYRAGKINWRSDEAKQRRSVLLAWFVAQNVKFKSSDLETLTSDVLGHIYSMVTQNEIVKLNTYASYKPEEEFRLLKSTLDVTEAKVFDTELSVVFGNAFRELTNFLSTLQKTKNSKAKVVVSNYDLKEKIKLAKLDRIFAQVKSSTAGVLSDLKKFAFELKSFIYDDTASHFQNLENYFKELAKFDKKKNRADVSYINIQLDKFRVELNHAQREVISRMKAIILGSGFAAAAEFAQLLAEAIAASANFFDHLFGKVSPSDTAERWGKVAQAAVNLARHDQLRKYVDEIIIKGKEIGRKFDLNKSVLKSARLILDNFQKQDHAAAASFLTEYKNYNPQVQQQDLDSYGTSWYRAVEEGCEILFSGETALASIVEDTFAHRGDCIETQAHISSMMTLLNEIYQFQFEMMESLAQVCRSEIAVTEAESLNSKFKAGLVRKPRENTVEIASFQQMSLGLIITSRLYFLQVIIQYCDYREYLNAGVPLPECEKALRDFSDNRVNNLATLRDSKCSIVRTANVKIPTISLMTEQNKGYISLNKLFSEETIDFQIPNSDWLVRNEWILPSDVDKFAFYLEDINLVLPDHANFTRDVKVKFDWSGATSLYGDKNGQLRYLINPGSYHLEYQENSNCNYDQRFYNPYDLCNDKTNWLCKNTHAQNPDVTPSIYSSFKVQAKVFPQLKNIPRFTSVINLRAIVTLCQVGHDKRKPYRRRRAIQDKCCIRSQCGEPQPNRYWDDMSTRAGCRTCPLGSRSVPTGHHCQFL; this comes from the exons ATGAAGCGGAGTGGTCTTCCgagtaaaaaaatgttattattcgCGTTTGTCGAGTTGATTATTTTTATCGATAAAG GTTTATCATTCGATTCCTCTCTGTACGAGTATTCTATCAATTCATGGAGCGGAAGCACCTGGGATGAAGCGGAAAAAAAATGTACGGAGAAAGGCATGCATTTAGCCACAGTGTCGAATCAAGCTGAACTAAACCACATTCATAGTTTAATACGTGATTGGTATAAAGAAAACGCACACTGGATCGGACTGAACGATAAACAGAAAGAAGGCGACTGGAGATGGGAAGATGGATCTTCTTCGAATTTCACAAAGTGGAGAAGTGGTGAACCAAACGGACAGACTAGAGAAAATTGTGTTGCAATTGTCAATAAAGAGTTTCTCGATATGCCATGTTCTGCTTCATATGTGCACTCCGTGTGCAAGAAAACAT TGCCTTGTGGGTTATGCAAAGAAAATGGCGGAGGTTGTAATGCTAACAAAACATGCGAATGTCCATCAAGCAAGAGTGGACGTTACTGCGAGAAAG ACAAGAACGAATGTGCTTACAACAACGGGGGCTGTGAACATCATTGTTTAAATAACAAAGGAAGTTACTCATGCAGTTGTAAACCGGGTTATAAATTGGATGCAAATGCCAGATCATGCACCG aCGTTGACGAATGTGCTGGAAGTCATGGCTGTGAATCACACTGCGTTAACACGATTGGGAGCTATCAGTGCAGCTGCAACGAGAATGAAATACTTTGGGAAGATGGAAAAACATGCCACA CATCTTTTGACTcttcttggtacgaatattctATCAATTCAAGGAGCGGAAGCACCTGGGATGaagcagaaaaaaaatgtaCGGAGAAAGGCATGCATTTAGCCACAGTGTCGAATCAAGCTGAACTAAACCACATTCATAGTTTAATACGTGATTGGTATAAAGAAAACGCACACTGGATCGGACTGAACGATAAACAGAGAGAAGGCGACTGGAGATGGGAAGATGGATCTTCTTCGAATTTCACAAAGTGGAGAAGTGGTGAACCAAACGGACAGACTAGAGAAAATTGTGTTGCAATTGTCAATAAAGAGTTTCTCGATATGCCATGTTCTGCTTCATATGTGCACTCCGTGTGCAAGAAAACGA TAGCACCGTGCGGATTGTGCGTTAAAAATGGTGGGAGTTGTGCTGGGCGCAGATGCATATGTCCAGCGGGAATGACGGGCAAATCTTGTGAAAAAG ATAAAAACGAATGCACTAACGAGAACGGAGGTTGTGAACAAGACTGCTTCAACACATTTGGAAGTTATTCATGTGGCTGCAGAGTCGGTTATAAATTGGATGTGGACGCAAAGTCGTGCAACG ATGTGGATGAATGTGCTGGAAGTAATGGCTGTAAGTCACGCTGTGTAAACACTGCTGGAAGTTACTTCTGCGCATGCGAAGAAGGCGAAACACTTGGAAGAGACGGAAGAACATGTCATG ATGCTAACCAGATATGTGAAATGGAAGATCGTGGTTGTGAATTCAAATGCAACAACGACGGGAAGGGTTCATACTTTTGCTCGTGCGACAAAGGATTTGGTTTGACTTCAGATCATAAGACATGCAAAG agGTATATGATCCTGATCGATTTGTGTACAGTTCGATTACAATACACTGGGTGAAAGGATGGTCGAATGCCAGAAAACAGTGTTTCAGTAGAGGAGGTGATTTGATCAGCATTACAAGTTCTGAAGAACAAGAATATTTAAACAATGTTGTCCTGAACAAGTTGTTAACAGATTATGCAGTTTGGATTGGCTTAAATGACAGACATAGAAATGGAGATTGGGTGTGGTCAGATGGTTCCGTTGTTAATTACACAAACTGGGTATCAAGTAGAAAGGACGCTGATAGTGGCAAACATTGTGGTGTTCAGGTAAACGAAGCATGGCGACCAATGTTATGCGGCTCAGACAAAGTGTACAGTTACGTttgcaaaagaaaaa ACCACTGTTACAAGCATTGCAAAAATAATGCGAAGTGTCAACAGTCCAATACAGAAGCCGTATGTATATGTACAAATGGTTACACAGGACCAACCTGCAATGAAG atttaaacgAATGCGAGTTAATCGAGGGATTGTGCCAGTACAGGTGTGTAAATACTAAGGGATCATACAAGTGTGTGTGTCCAAATAGTGCAGTGCTGGGACAAGATGGCCGTGCTTGCAAAG ACAAAAATGATGTTTGTGGAGTAACCATCCATGGGTGTGGACAGTTGTGTGAAAATGATGGGAAAGGAGGATTTACTTGTAGCTGTAGGAATGGATATTTGCTGGACTTCGACAACAAAACTTGTACAG ATATCAATGAATGCGAAGTAAATAATGGCGGATGTGGAGAAGCACAGTGCGTTAACAGTCCTGGACATCATTTCTGTCAATGCAAGGTGGATTACGACTACATCAATGGTCACCCAACTTGTGCAG AATACTCCCCAAACAATCAAAGGTATTATGTCTCATCTAAAGTAGCAACATTTCAGAAAGCCCGCTCTCTTTGTACCAGCCTTGGTGGCTATATCACCACAATTTCTGGCGAAGGGGAATTACAACACATAACCAAAAGACTGGATAAATCTAAAATTTACTGgattggattgaaatatttaaacGAGAAACGAATGTGGGAGCATGGCAGTTTTAATTTCTCTCTCGTCAATTTCACTGGTATATCGGGAGAGAAATGCGTAGGGTTGATTAGGGAACCTGAATTTCCCATTGCAAGATGGAAGATAGAAAATTGCGcaacaaaattcaattttgtctGTAAATTACCAC GTGAGCAACCAGTCGTACCGCAGCATTACAAGTATCAAAAGATCGGTAACAAATTTAATTGGTTCGATGCTAACAAAGCATGCATAAGTGCTGGTGGGAGTCTCGTTACCATCCGTAACATGATCGAGCAAACACATATCGAGTCACTGATTGACGATAATGATAACTACTGGATTGGTTTGTCCAATACTACTCCAAAGAAGTCACTAGCTTGGATTGATGGGCATCTCTCAATTAGATACAAGAATTACCTACATCAAGATTTAGACTTTTCAAAGACACAATGTGCAGCGATTTCTAAATTAAATCAGTGGAAATGGGAATTTACGTCCTgtgatgaagaaaaaaaaccttTGTGCAGGATTCCAT ACTTTCAATTTTCATcctcaaaatattttctttctgaCATACCAATGGATCAGCTTCACTCACGATATTATTGTTCTTCCCTGGGTGGATCACTAACTTCTGTGACAAACTCAGTTGAGCAAATATTCTTAAATACAAAACTAACTGTTGGTCGCTCATACTGGAATGGACTGCAGAAAACAGACGGACACCAGAGTTGGCAATGGAGTGATAATTCCCAATTTAATTATCAGTACTGGTTGGGGGATTCCCACAACGACAGATGTGTAATAATGACAACTGAATCACAAGGGAAATGGCAGGATACGAGCTGTGATGACTTTCACTACGCAATTTGTAAAGTAAAGT ACCATATGATTGATGGCTACAAATACATTATTCCAAATAATTTTGTGGACTGGAAAACGGCGGAGAGACGTTGTGCATATCTTCAGGGACACTTGGCTAGCATACCTACTAGCGACGTTCAAAAAAGATTGGAACAAATTATAAGTAATGACAGATACTGGTTGGGTTATCATCGCAACTCAAGAGTATGGACGTGGTCTGATCAATCCTTCTCTCAATATCGTCACAGTACACCGGGTACAGGGGATTGCATGTCAATGAGCACAAGCACAAGTGGGTGGTGGAAGCCAACTGATTGCACTGAGAAGATGAATTACATCTGTAAAGTGAAAG ATTATCCTTTCAACAATTTTCATTATAAAGTTGTTGACACACCACGTACATGGGACAACGCACGTCAGTCATGCTGGGAAGAGAATGGCGAGTTGGTTAGCATAGCGAGTCAATACGAGGAAAAGCTAATTCGGGATATGACAGATAAAAATCAATATTGGATTGGCCTGAACGATCACGTCCAGACTGACAAGTTTGTTTGGACTGATGGTGAACCCGTCACTTACTGGAACTTGCCTGCGACTAAAAGAGGACTCGGCGAACACTGTGTCCAAATCACGAAAAACGTGGATAGTTTACAAAATGTGAAATCAGATTGGACGACAGCGCCATGccattttctaaagaaatacGTCTGTAAAATACCAC GATATCAAACACGTCGCTTCTTCTACCAACTTTCTGATCGCGCCGTGAGCAAAGAACGGGCAGTGGACTTGTGTGATGTTTACAATGGGAAATTACTGAGCATGCGCAAAAGCTATGACAAAGACTGCTTGAACATTGGACGCGATGAAGATAAAGGAGAATGGGTCGAGCGAGCATGTCAATCGAATATGCAGTTTGCGTGTCGTAGGAGCA agTTCAGCGCGGATAATAGCTCTTATGTCATTCCTGATATGAAGTTAAGCTGGCCTGAAGCGAGGACTTATTGTTTACGATTTGGTGGGACGTTAAGCGATGTATTATATAAAGAAGAAGCCGTTCATGTCGCTAATCAAATCAAACCTGACACTTCGTACTGGATTG GTTTGCATGACATTATTACTGAGAATCACTACACCTGGACTTCTGGTGCACATTTTGTTTATTCACGCCTCGGTAAAGATGACAACAATGCGAGAACTAAAAATTGTTTCTACGTCATAAAGCCAAGTAAACATGAGAGCGTCTGGTACAGTTCCAAATGCACagagaaaaagaagtttatctGTAAAACTCctg TTTCGTTCGCCCAACAAAATTACCACTATATTATATCAACCTCCTCAAAATCCGCTGAATTGGCCAGAAAAGATTGTATACGTCGTGGAGCAGACTTAACATCCGTTTTCAACAAGCTAGAGAACAAGCATATCGCTTCCTTGCTTTCTCCAGATAAGGAGTATTGGATAGGGTTGACCGACCTAACTGAAGAAGGCAGATACGCATGGTACGATGGAACATTAACAAAGTACAGGAATTGGGCAGCAAACGAACCAGTTGGCCGTTCTTCATCTAATTGTGTTACGATTCAAGGAAGTGGTCAGTGGAAGAACATTCCTTGCAATTATCAACGGAGATATATTTGCCGTGCACCAA gcTTTATATCGGACTTCAGATTAGAAGggg GTGAATTTAAAGCAAGGCGTTACCATGCATGGGTAAATGGCGGCACATGGAGTGGTACAAACGATCTTAATACTTACCAGGGTGGAAAAACAGCTTGTGAGAGCAATGGAGGATTCTTAGCTAGTGTGCGGGATCAGGATGAACTGGATTGGTTTAAATCCCACATCTGGGTGATGAACTCCTACAATTTCTATCTCGGAAAAAATCCAACTTCACGAAGCACTTGGGATGATGGTTTTTTGATGCAGTATTTCAAGTGGTCATCTGGACAACCTGACCAATCGAACGGGAGATTGTGTTTAACAATTAGCCGAAAATATGACATGAAATACACCACCTGTTCTGTGCACCAAGGATATCTCTGCAAAAAAGCTA acttgTGTTTTTTGAAGCCTTGTAAGAATCTTGGCACTTGTACGTACAAGAATGGCGGGAGAGAATTTCAATGCACATGTAAGCCAGGTTTCAGTGGAACGTTTTGCGAATATG AGAATGGAGCTTTGAGAAGCCTTAAAAATACCATCAATAAAGCTTACAGAAAGGTGTTGCAAAAAGATGTAGGCATTATTTATGTTGCAGAAAATTTACGAGACGAAAGTTCGGATGCAGCTTGTGCTAACCAGGATTACTCAGAGTTGTTCTGTGAAATTAAACAAGTAAAAGAGTCGTTGTCAAAGAGTCTATTTGCAGTGTACCGTGCTGGCAAAATAAACTGGAGATCGGATGAAGCGAAGCAACGAAGAAGCGTTCTTCTTGCTTGGTTtgttgcacaaaatgtaaaattcaAAAGTAGCGATTTGGAGACACTGACGAGCGATGTTTTGGGTCATATTTATTCTATGGTGACACAAAATGAGATCGTTAAATTGAACACGTATGCATCGTACAAACCTGAAGAAGAGTTTCGTCTTTTAAAAAGTACTCTCGACGTAACTGAGGCGAAAGTGTTTGACACAGAACTTTCTGTCGTATTCGGAAATGCATTTCGCGAATTAACAAACTTCTTATCAACTCTCCAGAAGACAAAAAACTCAAAAGCAAAAGTGGTTGTTTCTAACTATGACCTAAAGGAAAAGATCAAGCTGGCAAAGTTGGATCGAATCTTTGCACAGGTTAAGTCGAGCACGGCTGGAGTACTGTCCGACTTAAAAAAGTTCGCCTTCGAATTAAAATCATTTATCTATGACGACACTGCATCTCATTTTCAAAATTTGGAAAATTACTTTAAAGAATTAGCCAAgtttgacaaaaagaaaaacagagccGACGTTAGCTATATCAACATCCAACTCGACAAGTTTCGTGTGGAGTTAAACCATGCACAACGTGAAGTAATCTCGCGAATGAAAGCTATAATTCTAGGAAGCGGTTTTGCTGCGGCAGCCGAATTCGCACAACTTTTAGCAGAAGCCATCGCGGCCTCGGCCAACTTTTTTGACCATTTGTTTGGCAAAGTTTCTCCTTCGGATACTGCCGAAAGGTGGGGTAAGGTTGCCCAAGCAGCTGTAAACCTGGCAAGACACGACCAGTTAAGGAAATATGTggacgaaataattattaagGGAAAGGAGATCGGAAGAAAGTTCGACCTAAACAAATCGGTTTTAAAAAGTGCTCGTCTCATTCTCGACAACTTCCAGAAACAGGATCATGCTGCGGCGGCTTCATTTCTAACTGAATACAAAAATTACAACCCCCAAGTTCAACAACAAGATCTCGACTCGTACGGAACGTCATGGTATCGTGCTGTCGAAGAAGGCTGTGAAATACTCTTTAGTGGAGAAACAGCGTTAGCATCCATTGTTGAGGACACATTTGCACACAGAGGAGATTGTATAGAGACACAAGCACACATTTCTTCAATGATGACATTGTTAAATGAGATCTATCAATTCCAGTTTGAAATGATGGAGTCCCTTGCTCAAGTTTGTCGCTCAGAAATTGCTGTCACAGAAGCAGAATCGTTAAACAGTAAATTCAAAGCTGGCTTGGTCCGCAAACCTCGGGAGAACACGGTGGAGATAGCATCTTTCCAACAGATGTCACTGGGACTTATCATAACGTCTcgcttatattttttgcaagtcATCATACAGTATTGTGATTACCGGGAATACTTAAACGCTGGTGTGCCGCTACCGGAGTGTGAAAAAGCACTGCGGGATTTTTCGGATAATCGAGTCAATAATCTTGCTACTCTACGAGATTCGAAATGCAGCATTGTTCGCACTGCAAATGTGAAAATCCCGACCATTTCTCTCATGACGGAACAAAACAAAGGATATATTTCCTTGAATAAGTTGTTTAGCGAAGAAACAATAGATTTCCAAATTCCAAATTCTGATTGGTTGGTACGAAACGAATGGATTTTACCAAGTGATGTTGACaagtttgctttttatttaGAGGACATAAACTTAGTTCTTCCCGACCATGCCAACTTTACACGTGACGTTAAAGTTAAATTTGATTGGTCTGGCGCAACCTCCCTTTATGGAGATAAAAATGGTCAGTTGAGGTATCTGATCAATCCAGGGTCTTATCATTTAGAATACCAAGAAAATAGTAATTGTAACTATGACCAGAGATTCTACAACCCTTACGATTTATGCAACGACAAGACCAACTGGTTGTGTAAAAATACACATGCGCAAAACCCTGACGTAACGCCTTCAATATACTCATCTTTCAAAGTTCAAGCGAAGGTATTTCCACAACTGAAAAACATCCCCAGATTCACATCTGTGATTAACTTGCGAGCCATCGTCACTTTATGTCAAGTCGGCCATGACAAACGCAAGCCCTATCGACGTCGTCGCGCTATCCAAGATAAATGCTGCATACGTTCGCAATGTGGTGAGCCTCAACCAAATAGATACTGGGACGATATGTCGACACGCGCTGGGTGTAGAACGTGCCCACTAGGAAGCAGAAGTGTTCCCACAGGACACCACTgtcaatttttgtaa